The region GGACCGGAGCCATCGTTCATGGACCGATTCCGCTTCCAACTCGAATTGAGCGGTACACTGTGTTGCGGTCTCCGCACATTGACCGTAAGTCTCGAGAGCAGTTCGAGATTCGTACACACAAGCGATTGATTGATATTATTCAACCGACTGGCAAAACGATTGACGCGCTGAATAAGCTGTCTCTCC is a window of Planctopirus limnophila DSM 3776 DNA encoding:
- the rpsJ gene encoding 30S ribosomal protein S10; the protein is MVGQKQEKIRIRMEAYDHSVLDLSASEIVDTAKRTGAIVHGPIPLPTRIERYTVLRSPHIDRKSREQFEIRTHKRLIDIIQPTGKTIDALNKLSLPAGVDVKIKATAS